The window TAGATTATGTATTAGAATTTATAATGCCACATCAATCGATATTGGAACGTATATCAGGTAGACGAATACATCTTCAATCGGGACGGATCTACCATGTAAAATTTAGTCCGCCAAAAAACAAAGATAAAGATGATATAACTGGAGAACCATTAATTCAAAGAAAAGATGATAAATTAGAAAGCATTAAAAATAGATTAGAAGAATATAAGAAAACACATCATTTATTAGTGAAACACTACATTTATGAAAAAAAAATAGGTAATGTAAAGTATTTTCAAATTGATGCTATGAATGAATTATCATTGATAAAAGAAAAAATAGATATGATCTTAGAAAAATAATTTTTGCGTTCTACAGGATTTGAACCTGTGACCTACGGCTTAGAAGGCCGTTGCTCTATCCAACTGAGCTAAGAACGCATAAAACAATTAGATTAAAATCTAACATTAATATAATATATATGCAACTAAATTTCTATTAATATTATTGATGTTTTATTAAATTTAATAATACTAACATATATTATGGTAATATTTTTATATATAACAAAAAAAATAATTGAGTTACTTACCCATGTCAGCAATAATTATAGATGGTAATGAAATAGCAAAAAAAATACAATTAAATATTTTAAGAAAAGTTAATAAAAGAAAAAAAAACGGGAAAAAAATACCGGGATTAGCTATGATTTTAGTTGGAAATAATACTCCCTCACAAATCTATGTGAATAAAAAAAAAATTGCATGTAAAAATGTTGGTTTTTTTTCAAAATGTTGGAATTTCCCTGAACATGTCCATGAAAAAGAAATATTAAATCTTATTGCTCAATTAAATGAAAACAAAAATATAGATGGAATTTTAATACAACTACCGCTGCCTAAACAAATAAATCATGTTAAAATTTTAAGCAGCATTGCCCCTGATAAAGATGTAGATGGATTTCACCCATATAATACAGGTTCCTTATGTCAAAGATCTCCAAAATTAAGAGCATGTACGCCTAAAGGCATTATCACAATGCTCAAATATAATAAAATTAAAACTCATGGACTACATGCAGTAATGGTTGGAGCCTCTAATATAGTCGGAAGACCTATGAGTCTAGAGCTATTATTAGCCGGCTGTACAACTACTGTAACACATCGTTTTACTAAAAATTTAAAAAATCATGTAAAAAATGCTGATTTATTAATTGTTGCAGTTGGAAAAGCAAACTTTTTAAAAGGTAAGTGGATTAAGTATGGTTCTATAGTTATAGATGTTGGAATCAATAGGTTACAAAACGGGAAAATAGTAGGTGACGTAGACTTTGAAAATGCTTCTTTAAGAGCATCTTATATAACTCCGGTGCCAGGAGGTGTTGGTCCTATGACGGTTGCAACATTATTACAAAACACATTAGAAGCTTGTGAAAAATATCACGATTGCTAAATTTTTTTATTTTTGCGCCATATTGTTTCATTAGGCAAGTCTTCTACTATTATGTCTAAAGACATTAATTTTTCTCGTATATTATCTGCTTTATCCCATAATTTCAATTTTCTTGCAATATTTCTTTTTTCTATTAATGACTTGATTATTTTTAGTGTAGATGAGTTTAATGTAGTTTTTTTTTGCAAGAAATCTTTTGGATTTTGCAATAAAAAACCTAAATTGTTGGCTAAATCTTTTAATCTAAAAGCAAATTTGTTGCTTTTTGATATATCTTTATTTTTAAAAAAATTAATTTTTCGTGCTATTTCAAAAAAAATAGAAAAAACTTTAGGAGTGTTAAAATCATCGTTCATAGCTTTACAAAATTCAAAATCAAAATTAACACCCTCTTCATTATTTAAACAGGGATTAGTATTATATAAAGCTGTATATAAATATTGTAATGATGTATATGCTTGATCTAAGTTTTTTTCACAATAATAAATAGGATGACGGTAATGTGTCGCAAGAAAAAAATAACGCAAAACTTCAGAATCACAATCTTTTAAAACATTTCTCAAAAAATGAGCATTTCCTAATGATTTAGACATTTTTTGATTATTTATGATTACCATGCCAGTATGCATCCAAAAATTTATTATTGACTTATCATTAAAACATATAGATTGAGATCTTTCATTTTCATGATGAGGAAAAAGAAGATCAGAACCACCTCCATGAATATCTATAGAATTATCAAAAAAGACATTAGTTATAGCACTACATTCAATATGCCAACCAGGACGTCCTTTGCCCCATGGAGAATTCCAAGAATATTCTTCTGGAGAAGAAACTTTCCAAAGTACAAAGTCTAATGGATTTTTTTTCATATTATTTATAGGTATACGCAATCCAGATTTTAACAATATTAAAGATTGACGGGATAAAGTTCCATAATCAAGATAACTATCTATAGAAAAAATAACATCACCATTTTTATTTATATATGCATGTTTCTTTGTTATTAATTTTCTAATCATTTCAATAATATCATTAATATAGTGTGTAACACGAGGTTCTTCATCAGGACGTGAAATTCCTAATAAATCAAAATCTTTGTGCATTTCTTTTATCATATAAGTAGCAAAAGAATTAATTGTAGTCTTTTCTTGTATTGATTTTAAAATAATTTTATCATCAATATCAGTAATATTTCTAATATATTTCACCTGAAAACCAGAAAAACGTAAATAGCGAACTATCATGTCAAAAACTACAAAAGTACGTCCGTGTCCAATATGACAAAAATCATAAACAGTAACACCACATACATATAAATTAATTTTATCTTTTTTAATAGATTTAAAAATTTCTTTTTTTCCACTCAATGTATTAAAAATTTTCAACATAATGCATATCCTAAAAAATATATTCAAGGAAAATAGTATAAAATATATTATTTTCCGTATTACCAATGTGCTAAACTGATTAAATCATTATTTATGAAATTTTTAAAATTAATTGTAAATATATAATAAAAAATTAAGATTTTTAAAAACCTTATTTATTTTGAGAAAAATATTTTTTTATTGTAAAAAATTGGGGATTAATAATGAAAACTAAATTACGAGAAATGTTACAATTCCCTTGTTTTTTTACTTACAAGATTATTGGTTTAGCACAGCCTGAACTTATTGATCAAATAATAAAAGTTATTCAAATTCAGATTCCTGGAGATTATACACCTCAAGTAAAATCGAGCAACAGAGGAAATTATCTTTCTGTTTCAATTACAATATGTGCTAAAAATTTTGAACAAATTGAAATTTTATATCATGAAATTAGTAAAATTAATATTGTTCGAATGGTTTTATGAAAAAATTTGAAATACAAAAATATTTTTTACTAATATAGTACAGCCCTATTAAAGAGCCGTACTATAAAAAACAGAATTATACTTTTAGATCAAAAAATTAAATCACTTTATAAACTAATAACATTAGCGGCAGATGGTCCCTTTGCTCCTTCAGTGATTTCAAATTCAACACTTTGACCTTCTGCTAAAGTTTTAAATCCATTACTTTGTATAGCTGAAAAATGAACAAAAACATCTTTACTCCCATCTTCTGGAGTAATAAAACCAAAACCTTTAGATTCATTGAACCACTTAACATTACCTTTAATCTTGGACATCTATATTACCTTACATGAAAAAATATACTAAATTGAAAAAAAGATCAATCAATAATTATTGATGATTTTAAAATTAAAATTAAAATTAAAAAATCACAATATTAAAACTTTAAATTCTCAATAGATTAACATGTAAATCTACTGTTAGCTACAAAGTAATTTATTTTAAATATAAAAAAACCCGAAAAAATTTTCGGGTTTTTTTTGCCTGGATTTGACCTACTCTCACACGGGGAGGCCCCGTACTACCATTGGCGTTATAGCATTTCACTTCTGAGTTCGGAATGGATTCAGGTGGTACTACTACACTATTTTGACCAGGCATTTTAATAAATTTTTGTTTTTTAAAATACTTTAATAGAATTTTAAATTCAGTAAAACAAGCTTTTTATTAAATTTATTTTAAAAACACCTCTGGTGTTGTAAGGTTAAGCCTCTTGGGTCATTAGTACTAGTTAGCTCAACATATCACTATGCTTACACATCTAGCCTATCAACGTCGTAGTCTTCAACGTCCCTTCAGTAAACATTTCTGTTTCAGGGAAGATTCATCTTGGGGCAAGTTTCGTGCTTATATGCGTTCAGCGCTTATCTTTTCCGCATTTAGCTACCGGGCAATGCCATTGGCATGACAACCCGAACACCAGTGATGCGTCCACTTCGGT is drawn from Buchnera aphidicola (Macrosiphum gaurae) and contains these coding sequences:
- the adk gene encoding adenylate kinase — protein: MRIILLGAPGTGKGTQGKFIAEKHKIPQISTGDMLRESIDLKNKIGITIKNVIEEGKLVSDDIVCNLIKERIRKKDCINGFLLDGFPRTVKQAFCLSKNKIKIDYVLEFIMPHQSILERISGRRIHLQSGRIYHVKFSPPKNKDKDDITGEPLIQRKDDKLESIKNRLEEYKKTHHLLVKHYIYEKKIGNVKYFQIDAMNELSLIKEKIDMILEK
- the folD gene encoding bifunctional methylenetetrahydrofolate dehydrogenase/methenyltetrahydrofolate cyclohydrolase FolD, whose product is MSAIIIDGNEIAKKIQLNILRKVNKRKKNGKKIPGLAMILVGNNTPSQIYVNKKKIACKNVGFFSKCWNFPEHVHEKEILNLIAQLNENKNIDGILIQLPLPKQINHVKILSSIAPDKDVDGFHPYNTGSLCQRSPKLRACTPKGIITMLKYNKIKTHGLHAVMVGASNIVGRPMSLELLLAGCTTTVTHRFTKNLKNHVKNADLLIVAVGKANFLKGKWIKYGSIVIDVGINRLQNGKIVGDVDFENASLRASYITPVPGGVGPMTVATLLQNTLEACEKYHDC
- the cysS gene encoding cysteine--tRNA ligase, giving the protein MLKIFNTLSGKKEIFKSIKKDKINLYVCGVTVYDFCHIGHGRTFVVFDMIVRYLRFSGFQVKYIRNITDIDDKIILKSIQEKTTINSFATYMIKEMHKDFDLLGISRPDEEPRVTHYINDIIEMIRKLITKKHAYINKNGDVIFSIDSYLDYGTLSRQSLILLKSGLRIPINNMKKNPLDFVLWKVSSPEEYSWNSPWGKGRPGWHIECSAITNVFFDNSIDIHGGGSDLLFPHHENERSQSICFNDKSIINFWMHTGMVIINNQKMSKSLGNAHFLRNVLKDCDSEVLRYFFLATHYRHPIYYCEKNLDQAYTSLQYLYTALYNTNPCLNNEEGVNFDFEFCKAMNDDFNTPKVFSIFFEIARKINFFKNKDISKSNKFAFRLKDLANNLGFLLQNPKDFLQKKTTLNSSTLKIIKSLIEKRNIARKLKLWDKADNIREKLMSLDIIVEDLPNETIWRKNKKI
- the ybeD gene encoding DUF493 family protein YbeD; the encoded protein is MKTKLREMLQFPCFFTYKIIGLAQPELIDQIIKVIQIQIPGDYTPQVKSSNRGNYLSVSITICAKNFEQIEILYHEISKINIVRMVL
- the cspE gene encoding transcription antiterminator/RNA stability regulator CspE, translated to MSKIKGNVKWFNESKGFGFITPEDGSKDVFVHFSAIQSNGFKTLAEGQSVEFEITEGAKGPSAANVISL